From the Carassius carassius chromosome 45, fCarCar2.1, whole genome shotgun sequence genome, one window contains:
- the LOC132127155 gene encoding mitochondrial import inner membrane translocase subunit Tim10 B-like, whose translation MDPAGQLRNLRDFLLVYNRMTEICFQRCTSNFNYRNLTMDEERCADSCAGKLIRTNHRLMGTYVQLMPAMVQKRMQEMESKAAEMAKAEAAAQGGASSLENPSTAITATTPMLESPEILSVSNNPSDIKTNVLAFGQTQSLTDVPTVQNNSQTFINESLEGLAPSPEIPTSFSEPKKDGGPVLSAVEKYNLNNSSVTTTSIPGTWSEGGAGPSPQNPS comes from the exons ATGGACCCCGCCGGACAGCTACGAAAT TTGCGGGACTTCCTCCTCGTTTACAATCGCATGACGGAAATCTGCTTCCAGCGATGCACAAGCAATTTCAACTACAGAAATCTGACGATGGATGAG GAGCGATGTGCTGACAGTTGTGCTGGCAAATTAATAAGGACCAATCACCGTTTGATGGGCACATATGTGCAGCTGATGCCCGCAATGGTGCAGAAGCGAATGCAGGAGATGGAGAGCAAAGCTGCAGAAATGGCAAAAGCTGAAGCTGCAGCACAAGGAGGTGCCTCATCATTAGAAAATCCATCTACTGCCATAACAGCAACAACGCCAATGCTTGAGAGCCCAGAGATACTTTCAGTTTCTAATAATCCATCAGATATAAAGACAAATGTCTTAGCTTTTGGACAAACACAATCATTGACAGATGTGCCCACAGTACAAAACAATTCACAAACCTTTATAAATGAGTCTTTAGAAGGACTAGCACCATCACCAGAGATCCCAACATCTTTTAGTGAACCTAAAAAAGATGGAGGTCCCGTCTTGAGTGCAGTAGAAAAATACAATCTGAATAACAGCAGTGTAACAACTACATCAATTCCAGGAACATGGTCTGAAGGGGGAGCAGGACCGAGCCCCCAAAATCCATCTTGA
- the LOC132127265 gene encoding uncharacterized protein LOC132127265, translated as MGTETSPCANQYAAIGLTSTALLISLCLNVAFCLLRRKGKKYAVNENMFEYGDEPLHQDSLRSYRFEDDEMERQENPIYGNICLEGGGAFEMIQEVCYEQMSQANTAKKGLKVQPGDVSYASLDLTANKKRRKKRKYHRQAQTHQAQTHPQPASQQNCMDQDDEADVTLPSRSSSLMLSRHSIYLNSHQVALEAEEREREREREREREMEMVRERGDNGEREFEMHRNVHEGFDHSLGRSRQSLKQDS; from the exons ATGGGGACAG AAACATCTCCGTGTGCAAATCAATATGCTGCTATTGGTCTGACATCGACTGCATTGCTGATATCTTTGTGCTTAAATGTTGCCTTCTGTTTATTAAgaagaaaggggaaaaaatatgCAG ttaatGAAAACATGTTTGAATATGGAGATGAGCCATTACATCAAGATTCACTTCGGTCTTACAG GTTTGAGGATGATGAGATGGAAAGACAGGAAAATCCGATTTATGGAAATATATGTTTAGAGGGAGGAG GAGCTTTTGAAATGATTCAGGAGGTGTGCTATGAACAAATGTCACAAGCAAACACAGCAAAGAAGGGATTAAAG GTCCAGCCAGGGGATGTGTCCTATGCCTCTCTGGATCTAACCGCCAATAAAAAGCGTAGGAAGAAGAGAAAATACCACAGACAGGCTCAAACTCACCAGGCCCAGACACACCCTCAACCTGCATCCCAGCAGAACTGCATGGACCAGGATGATGAGGCTGATGTCACCCTCCCATCCCGGAGCAGTAGCCTCATGCTTTCACGTCACAGCATCTACCTCAACAGTCATCAAGTAGCCCTGGAGGCagaagagagggagagggaaagggagagggagagagaaagagagatggaaaTGGTAAGAGAAAGGGGTGATaatggagagagagagtttgAAATGCACAGAAACGTGCATGAAGGCTTCGATCACTCTCTCGGTAGATCAAGACAAAGTCTAAAACAGGACAGTTAA
- the si:ch1073-15f19.2 gene encoding nectin-4 isoform X1, with product MDFVMTEPTYKLLIFLFMIRGMYGDIINYYPTATAVEGQNISLRCIVGEEQNLTIIQLEWIKQQQDKEMIDQKIAVFHPGYPINYLQSGFLLETVTSSKTGKLQGSILTLREVRVNDTGNYICEITSYPSGSIKRITKLQVTEPPASVKMPYPYGFIKEGDDMKITCSAIPRPLRYKLKRSKNKIFWLESSNGEFTLPHVTRNDSDVYICLPEWDSLTPNLQGLNATVELTVNFLDGIECNTSSSLNVSAGEDVAISCIAKASQYLQYKWMRGDTTLSLSDTLSLTSVTSEQSGTYKLTAVFLDNQLQTDMEISIQVLSKQSEGMTTPLPVRTTKHLSSFTSDGTSSWSTDTSESTSESGHFLTSTVKPNATLTTLQPRDTSHPTLLTDSSSPPPVGNASTLHASTVESINTSTDILSTTPDPATRGRENPTTVTTQKSITAFTTPKASKSSAYIFVPIVLLLLGLIVLLYRRHQNQKRMDMPPPFKPPPPPVKYTSMKNHDVPMTDILVECIILLRRHKLWAKNMLTRRFFPKGRTQK from the exons ATGGATTTTGTGATGACAGAGCCAACTTATAAACTTCTTATCTTTTTATTCATGATACGAG GAATGTACGgagatattataaattattatcccACCGCAACTGCTGTGGAGGGACAGAACATCAGCCTGCGGTGCATTGTGGGAGAGGAGCAAAACCTCACAATTATCCAGCTGGAATGGATTAAACAGCAACAGGACAAAGAGATGATTGATCAGAAGATTGCAGTGTTCCATCCTGGATACCCAATAAATTATCTTCAATCTGGTTTTCTTCTGGAGACAGTGACCAGTTCAAAAACTGGGAAGCTGCAGGGCTCAATCCTGACTCTGCGTGAAGTTAGAGTGAATGACACTGGAAACTATATTTGTGAAATTACTTCTTATCCCAGTGGATCAATTAAAAGAATCACAAAGCTGCAAGTTACAG AGCCTCCAGCATCAGTGAAGATGCCATATCCATATGGATTCATAAAAGAGGGGGATGAtatgaaaataacttgttcaGCTATCCCTCGACCACTCCGTTATAAACTGAAACGTTCAAAG AACAAGATATTTTGGCTGGAAAGCTCAAACGGAGAGTTCACTTTACCACATGTCACCAGAAATGACAGCGATGTGTACATCTGTTTACCTGAATGGGACTCATTAACCCCAAATCTGCAAGGACTCAATGCCACCGTCGAACTGACTGTCAATT TTCTTGATGGCATTGAGTGTAACACAAGCAGCTCTTTAAACGTCAGCGCTGGTGAAGATGTGGCCATTTCTTGTATCGCAAAAGCTTCACAGTACTTGCAGTATAAGTGGATGAGG GGTGACACAACACTGTCTCTCTCAGACACTTTGTCTCTGACCTCCGTGACATCTGAGCAGTCAGGAACTTACAAACTGACAGCTGTCTTTCTGGACAATCAACTCCAGACAGACATGGAGATTTCTATCCAGGTTCTCTCAAAGCAAAGTGAAG GAATGACTACACCTTTGCCAGTAAGGACCACCAAACATCTGAGCAGCTTTACCTCCGATGGGACCAGCTCATGGAGCACTGATACCAGCGAGTCTACATCAGAATCTGGTCACTTCCTAACCAGCACAGTGAAACCAAATGCCACTCTGACAACCTTACAACCCAGAGACACCAGCCATCCCACTCTTCTCACTGACAGCTCTTCTCCTCCACCTGTTGGCAATGCCTCTACATTACATGCAAGCACTGTAGAATCTATCAACACCTCTACCGACATCTTGAGCACAACTCCAGATCCAGCtacaagaggaagagaaaaccCCACCACAGTTACAACACAGAAAAGCATCACCGCTTTTACAACACCAAaag CCTCAAAAAGCTCAGCATACATCTTTGTCCCGATTGTGTTGCTGTTGCTCGGGTTGATTGTGCTTCTATACAGAAGACACCAGAACCAAAAAAG aATGGATATGCCTCCTCCATTCAAACCTCCCCCACCACCAGTGAAATACACGTCAATGAAAAACCATGATGTCCCTATGACTGACATTCTAGTGGAATGTATCATACTCTTGAGAAGGCACAAACTCTGGGCCAAAAATATGCTGACGAGAAGATTTTTCCCTAAAGGCcgcacccagaaatga
- the si:ch1073-15f19.2 gene encoding titin isoform X2 — MDFVMTEPTYKLLIFLFMIRGMYGDIINYYPTATAVEGQNISLRCIVGEEQNLTIIQLEWIKQQQDKEMIDQKIAVFHPGYPINYLQSGFLLETVTSSKTGKLQGSILTLREVRVNDTGNYICEITSYPSGSIKRITKLQVTEPPASVKMPYPYGFIKEGDDMKITCSAIPRPLRYKLKRSKNKIFWLESSNGEFTLPHVTRNDSDVYICLPEWDSLTPNLQGLNATVELTVNFLDGIECNTSSSLNVSAGEDVAISCIAKASQYLQYKWMRGDTTLSLSDTLSLTSVTSEQSGTYKLTAVFLDNQLQTDMEISIQVLSKQSEGMYGGLIYYNISAIAVEGQNISLQCILGDEHDITIIQLEWIKQRKDKEMIDQKIAVFHPGYPIYYLQSGFLLETVTSSKTGKLQGSILTLREVRVNDTGNYICEITSYPSGSIKRITKLQVTEPPASVKMPYPYGFIKEGDDMKITCSAIPRPLRYKLKRSKNKIFWLESSNGEFTLPHVTRNDSDVYICLPEWDSLTPNLQGLNATVELTVN, encoded by the exons ATGGATTTTGTGATGACAGAGCCAACTTATAAACTTCTTATCTTTTTATTCATGATACGAG GAATGTACGgagatattataaattattatcccACCGCAACTGCTGTGGAGGGACAGAACATCAGCCTGCGGTGCATTGTGGGAGAGGAGCAAAACCTCACAATTATCCAGCTGGAATGGATTAAACAGCAACAGGACAAAGAGATGATTGATCAGAAGATTGCAGTGTTCCATCCTGGATACCCAATAAATTATCTTCAATCTGGTTTTCTTCTGGAGACAGTGACCAGTTCAAAAACTGGGAAGCTGCAGGGCTCAATCCTGACTCTGCGTGAAGTTAGAGTGAATGACACTGGAAACTATATTTGTGAAATTACTTCTTATCCCAGTGGATCAATTAAAAGAATCACAAAGCTGCAAGTTACAG AGCCTCCAGCATCAGTGAAGATGCCATATCCATATGGATTCATAAAAGAGGGGGATGAtatgaaaataacttgttcaGCTATCCCTCGACCACTCCGTTATAAACTGAAACGTTCAAAG AACAAGATATTTTGGCTGGAAAGCTCAAACGGAGAGTTCACTTTACCACATGTCACCAGAAATGACAGCGATGTGTACATCTGTTTACCTGAATGGGACTCATTAACCCCAAATCTGCAAGGACTCAATGCCACCGTCGAACTGACTGTCAATT TTCTTGATGGCATTGAGTGTAACACAAGCAGCTCTTTAAACGTCAGCGCTGGTGAAGATGTGGCCATTTCTTGTATCGCAAAAGCTTCACAGTACTTGCAGTATAAGTGGATGAGG GGTGACACAACACTGTCTCTCTCAGACACTTTGTCTCTGACCTCCGTGACATCTGAGCAGTCAGGAACTTACAAACTGACAGCTGTCTTTCTGGACAATCAACTCCAGACAGACATGGAGATTTCTATCCAGGTTCTCTCAAAGCAAAGTGAAG GGATGTATGGAGggcttatatattataatatatccgCAATTGCTGTGGAGGGACAAAACATCAGTCTGCAGTGCATTTTGGGAGACGAGCATGACATCACAATTATCCAGCTGGAATGGATTAAACAGCGAAAAGACAAAGAGATGATTGATCAGAAGATTGCAGTGTTCCATCCTGGATACCCAATATATTATCTTCAATCTGGTTTTCTTCTGGAGACAGTGACCAGTTCAAAAACTGGGAAGCTGCAGGGCTCAATCCTGACTCTGCGTGAAGTTAGAGTGAATGACACTGGAAACTATATTTGTGAAATTACTTCTTATCCCAGTGGATCAATTAAAAGAATCACAAAGCTGCAAGTTACAG AGCCTCCAGCATCAGTGAAGATGCCATATCCATATGGATTCATAAAAGAGGGGGATGAtatgaaaataacttgttcaGCTATCCCTCGACCACTCCGTTATAAACTAAAACGTTCAAAG AACAAGATATTTTGGCTGGAAAGCTCAAACGGAGAGTTCACTTTACCACATGTCACCAGAAATGACAGCGATGTGTACATCTGTTTACCTGAATGGGACTCATTAACCCCAAATCTGCAAGGACTCAATGCCACCGTCGAACTGACTGTCAATT aA
- the si:ch1073-15f19.2 gene encoding T-cell surface protein tactile isoform X3 codes for MDFVMTEPTYKLLIFLFMIRGMYGDIINYYPTATAVEGQNISLRCIVGEEQNLTIIQLEWIKQQQDKEMIDQKIAVFHPGYPINYLQSGFLLETVTSSKTGKLQGSILTLREVRVNDTGNYICEITSYPSGSIKRITKLQVTEPPASVKMPYPYGFIKEGDDMKITCSAIPRPLRYKLKRSKNKIFWLESSNGEFTLPHVTRNDSDVYICLPEWDSLTPNLQGLNATVELTVNFLDGIECNTSSSLNVSAGEDVAISCIAKASQYLQYKWMRGDTTLSLSDTLSLTSVTSEQSGTYKLTAVFLDNQLQTDMEISIQVLSKQSEGMTTPLPVRTTKHLSSFTSDGTSSWSTDTSESTSESGHFLTSTVKPNATLTTLQPRDTSHPTLLTDSSSPPPVGNASTLHASTVESINTSTDILSTTPDPATRGRENPTTVTTQKSITAFTTPKASKSSAYIFVPIVLLLLGLIVLLYRRHQNQKRMDMPPPFKPPPPPVKYTSMKNHVPMTDILV; via the exons ATGGATTTTGTGATGACAGAGCCAACTTATAAACTTCTTATCTTTTTATTCATGATACGAG GAATGTACGgagatattataaattattatcccACCGCAACTGCTGTGGAGGGACAGAACATCAGCCTGCGGTGCATTGTGGGAGAGGAGCAAAACCTCACAATTATCCAGCTGGAATGGATTAAACAGCAACAGGACAAAGAGATGATTGATCAGAAGATTGCAGTGTTCCATCCTGGATACCCAATAAATTATCTTCAATCTGGTTTTCTTCTGGAGACAGTGACCAGTTCAAAAACTGGGAAGCTGCAGGGCTCAATCCTGACTCTGCGTGAAGTTAGAGTGAATGACACTGGAAACTATATTTGTGAAATTACTTCTTATCCCAGTGGATCAATTAAAAGAATCACAAAGCTGCAAGTTACAG AGCCTCCAGCATCAGTGAAGATGCCATATCCATATGGATTCATAAAAGAGGGGGATGAtatgaaaataacttgttcaGCTATCCCTCGACCACTCCGTTATAAACTGAAACGTTCAAAG AACAAGATATTTTGGCTGGAAAGCTCAAACGGAGAGTTCACTTTACCACATGTCACCAGAAATGACAGCGATGTGTACATCTGTTTACCTGAATGGGACTCATTAACCCCAAATCTGCAAGGACTCAATGCCACCGTCGAACTGACTGTCAATT TTCTTGATGGCATTGAGTGTAACACAAGCAGCTCTTTAAACGTCAGCGCTGGTGAAGATGTGGCCATTTCTTGTATCGCAAAAGCTTCACAGTACTTGCAGTATAAGTGGATGAGG GGTGACACAACACTGTCTCTCTCAGACACTTTGTCTCTGACCTCCGTGACATCTGAGCAGTCAGGAACTTACAAACTGACAGCTGTCTTTCTGGACAATCAACTCCAGACAGACATGGAGATTTCTATCCAGGTTCTCTCAAAGCAAAGTGAAG GAATGACTACACCTTTGCCAGTAAGGACCACCAAACATCTGAGCAGCTTTACCTCCGATGGGACCAGCTCATGGAGCACTGATACCAGCGAGTCTACATCAGAATCTGGTCACTTCCTAACCAGCACAGTGAAACCAAATGCCACTCTGACAACCTTACAACCCAGAGACACCAGCCATCCCACTCTTCTCACTGACAGCTCTTCTCCTCCACCTGTTGGCAATGCCTCTACATTACATGCAAGCACTGTAGAATCTATCAACACCTCTACCGACATCTTGAGCACAACTCCAGATCCAGCtacaagaggaagagaaaaccCCACCACAGTTACAACACAGAAAAGCATCACCGCTTTTACAACACCAAaag CCTCAAAAAGCTCAGCATACATCTTTGTCCCGATTGTGTTGCTGTTGCTCGGGTTGATTGTGCTTCTATACAGAAGACACCAGAACCAAAAAAG aATGGATATGCCTCCTCCATTCAAACCTCCCCCACCACCAGTGAAATACACGTCAATGAAAAACCATGTCCCTATGACTGACATTCTAGTGTGA